The Brevibacillus humidisoli DNA segment GTAAAGATTTCTCAACGTAATGCTGGCGCGAAGACCGATTCGGAGGACTTACGAACGCTGTATCCATGATGGTACTCTGCTCCCTCCATCGGCAGATCCCCAAAAAGATTGCCATGCCGCCCAAGAACAGTGAACCATAGTGATCAAACAAGACGATATTTAGATGTGCAGCATCTACGGCTTGTGGGAGCAGTAAGATCCTCATTGACATCGTAGACGGACCATTTTTTTACATGCTCCTAGTCAAGCAATGTATTATAACAGATGAAGAATTTCCAAAAAGTTATAATACACCGAAATATGGAGCATACACGTAAAAACGCTAGGAAACGGAACAAAAACACGCACTAATGTAGTATAACAAATCTTTCGTTATAACGCATTGTTATAATACAATAAGAAAAAAACTGCCTCTGGCCCGAGGCAGTTCAGTTCAGGGATTGCACGTTACAGATACGGATTTTCGTGTTTTGCCTTGAGGATCGTCCAACGACGCTCTACCTCCCGCTCGAAATGCTGCAGGGCCTCAGCGTAATCGGGCTTCACCATGTGCCTGGTTTTGCCCATCGTTTTGAGCCAATCAGCGAGCGGGATTTTCTTGTTCTTTTCCTCCGGGTTGTAGGTAATCGTCGTAACCCCTCTTTCCACCTCGTAGAGCGGGAAGAAACAGGAGTTGACGGCGGCTCCCACGATGTCGGTGCCATCCTGGTCTTCCGACAGCCAGTTCAGCGGACAGGTGATCAGGATTTTTCCGTAGACCAACCCTTCATTTTGCGCGTACCATTGTGCTTTGGCCGCTTTTTTGACCAGATCCTGCGGAAACGCTTCGGAACCGGTGAATACATACGGGATATTGGTGGCGGCCATGATCTGTGCCGTGTCTTTGTGGTGGAACAGCTTGCCTCCTTGATGGGAACCGACATTGGAAGTAGAGGTGCGATGTCCGATCGGTGTGGAGTAGGACAGCTGGGCACCGGTATTCATGTACCCTTCGTTGTCGTATTCGAGGATGATCATCTTGTGGTTGCGAAGAGCCGCGCCGATCGCCGGTCCCATACCGATATCCATGCCGCCGTCACCGGTGACCATGACGAACGTAAAGTCGTCCTTCAGGTTGAGGTGGTCCAGCTCCCCTCTGCGCTTCCTCTCCCAGAACATTTCAACAACACCGGACAAGGTAGCGGCACCGTTCTGAAACAGGTTGTGGATATAGGTTGCTTTATGGGCAGAATAGGGGAATCCTGTCGTGACCACCATGGCACATCCAGTCTGGAACAAGGCGACGATATCTCCCTCGATCCCTTTAAAGAACAACTCGAGGCCGGAGAAGATACCGCATCCGGGACAGGCGCCGTGGCCGGGTGCCAGCCGTTTTGGCTTCTTGGTCAGGGAACGCAGAGGCGGGATGCGGACGTTTAGCTTGCCCGTCTCTTCGTTGGGTGTGACGGTGATCAGACCGGTTTTCAGATCCTCATACTTCATCGGGTTGAGGATCCGCTGCGGCGCTTTCTCCGGATCGCCTGGCGTATGTCCGTAGTAGTCAAAAGGTACCTCTACTCTGCCTTTTGCTAGTGCATCGAGCGCCAACTGGAAGAAGTGATGGCCATCTTCGGCATAAAAATCCTTTCCGCCCAAGCCGTACACTCTGCTGATGACCATCGTGTCGTGGTTTTGGTGGGTAAATAAGGCGGCCTTGATCTCGTTTACCATATTGCCGCCATGTGCTCCGTACGAATCGGCGCGGTCCCCGACGGTTACGGCCTTCACATGACGCAGTGCATCTGCGATCGCCTTTTGCGGGAACGGGCGAATCAGATTGGGGGCGATGGAGCCCGCTTTAATTCCCTTGGCTCGCAATTGGTCGACGACGTCCTTGATGATTTCAGAGGCTGAATTGAGCAAGAAGACAGCTACTTCAGCATCTTCCATTCGGTACAAGTCGAGGATCGGGTAATCGCGCCCGGTCAGCTCCGCATATTCTTTGCGAATGCGATCATAGACCCGCTCTGCGTTGTACATGGCAACGGACTGCTGGTAACAGTTGTTGATGTAATCCGGCTCGTTCATGTACGGTCCTACCGTGACCGGGTTGTCGCGATCCAGGGTGTCGGGGAAACCGGTTGGCGGCTGTGGTCCGATAAAGGCATGCACGTCTTCGCGGTGGGCAAAGACTTCTACGCGCCGCTTCTGATGCGAGGTGAAGTATCCGTCTGATGCGACCAGCACCGGCAATCTCACTTCCGGGTCTTCAGCCAGTTTGATCGCCATGATGTTCATGTCGTATACCGCCTGCGGATCGCGGCACATCAGGATCGGCCAGCCGGTATTCAAAGCAAAGTAGAGGTCAGAGTGATCCCCGTGAATGTCCAGCGGGCCCGAAACGGAGCGGCAGACCAGATTCATCACCATCGGAAACCGTGTACCGGACTGTACCGGCATCTGTTCCAGCATGTAGAGGTATCCGTTGGCACTGGTGGCGTTGAACACCCGTCCGCCTGCTGTCGAGGCGCCATAACAGAGTCCGGCTGATCCGTGCTCTCCGTCGGCCGGGATGAGGACAATGTCATGTTGCCCGTTAGCCTTCATCAAATCGAGGAATTGTGCCACCTCGGTAGATGGAGAAATCGGGAAGTAGCCCATGATGTGGTAGTTGATCTGGTGGGCCGCATAAGCCGCCATCTCATTGCCGGATTCATACACGATTTTTTGCTCTACTTTTCCCTTTTTCGCTTCTTGCGAAAGGTCGATCGCCATATGTCATTCCACCTTTCCATTGGAATTTTTAGCGAACTGCCAAATCGAAACGATGAGGCACCCGATGCTGCTCGGCGTATCCCTCCTCTTCCCGGGCATCGGACAATGCTTCAGTCGGACAGGCTTGCACACACTTGAGACAGCCTTTGCAGTACTGATAGTCGATGCCTTGCAGGAACATTTGCGGACGTCCTTTCTTGTCCGGCTTCTCTTCCCAGACGAAGCAAAAATCAGGGCATACATTGTCACAAGCGGCGCAGTGAATGCACTTCTCATCGGCAAAGTGGGGCATCATCCCCGCACGGGAGATGCTGAGATCCTTGAGAATGCTGTTGCCGGGATTGGTGATGGTGCCGCCGATCGGCTGTGTCTCATAGCCGAGAATCGGCGTATCCATACGGATTACCGGCGGCATCTCCTGTCCTGGCGGAACGGCAAAGGTCTCCGAGACAACCTCTTTGTAACCCCTTTCAAAAGCGTTCAGAGCAGGTTGGACCGCCTGTGGGTATTTCTTCTCCAACGCCTTGCGGATCACGTCGCGCATCGCCTGCGGATCGAGAAAGTCACAGAGTCGGAACAATGCGCCCAGCATGACCATGTTGACCCGGTTTTTCTCCTCCAGTGCAATCCCGATCGCATCGACGACAGCGATTGTACCGCCTACCATGTTCAGCTTTTCCTTCAGTACCGCGGGCGATTGGGTGGAATTGACCAAGACCAGGCTGTCTTCGTAGATTCCGCTGACGACGTTGACGGTCTTGGACAAGGATTCATGGAAGATTCCGACGACGTGAGGCCGCTCTACCGGAGAGGTTGCCCGGATATGGGTGTTGGTGTCGCAAAAGCGGATATGCGCTTTGACCGGAGACCCTTTTTTCTCCGATCCGTAGGAGGAAAAACTGACGCCGTTGAGTCCCACACCCATCACGCCTGCTTCAGCCAGCATCTTGCCCGCCAGATTGGCTCCCAGCCCGCCAATCGACTCCAGCCGAATCTCAAAAAAACCGAGGTCGTTCTTTTTGGGCAATGTAACCATCCACACAACTCCTTTCGTCATTTTTTCATTCCTGCCAAACAAGCAGCAGGAAAGTTTAAAATAATCAAAAAACTTTAGCTGTAAAGAAGTAAGGCTCCTGATGCGGTTTGTCATTATTATAAACCATCCATCGCGGGTATGGATAGAGGAAGCGCAGCAATCTCTAGTCAAGTACTTGTGAGACACTTACGCTTCTCCTTCAGACTCCGCTGGTGTAACGAACCGGACCGGGAGAGAGAAAAAGAACGTACTTCCCTCTCCTTTCCTGCTGTTCACACCAATCGTCCCCTGATGATACTCGATGATCTCCTTGCAGATCGCCAATCCCAACCCCGCACCATCGGATGGCTGCCCTGCCACCTTGAAAAACCTTTCAAAGATGTGGGGCAGGTCATCATCGGCAATCCCGATTCCGCTGTCGATTATTTTGACCGTCACGGTCCCGTGTACATCGTCCGTCGCTTCCCCCTCTACTTCAAAACGGATCGTCCCGCCCTGAGGGGTATACTTCAGTGCATTGACAACCAGATTGCCGAAAACCTGCTCAATGCGATCCGGGTCAACATCAAAAACGGCAATCCGTCCATCTGTTGCAGCAAAAGAGTTGATGACCACTTCCTCAAACTGCAGACTGCTCTTCTCCACATCCATCCCGTATTTGTGGCAGAGATAGCGGATAAACGGGATGGCGGCTACTTGCTCAAACTGAAAACTGATCTGTCTCGTCTCCAGCCTGGTCAATTCCGACAAGTCATTGATGATCCGATGCAGCAGTTTGGTTTTGTCGTAAATCACATTCAGGTATTGGATGTCTCCTGGCTTTGCTACTCCATCGAGCATGGCCTTTATGTACCCTCGGATGGAGGTCAGTGGCGTTCCCAATTCGTGTGAGATATTGGACAAAAGCCTTCTGCGCGATTGCTCCATTCGAAACAACTCTTCGTTTGCCTTCGCCAGCTCGTCATTAGCCTGCTGCCATTTGCTTGTCCTTTTTCGTACGGTTTCCTCCAGCGAACGGTTCATCTGCCGCAGTTTGCCTGACAATTTCTCCACATTTTTGTACAGCGTAATAAATTGTGAAGAGAGGTTGATCATTTGCGTAAACAGGAAAAACAACTGTCCCAGAGGGGCCAGATTCTCATAATCAGACAAATGGTTGTAGTATAGGATATCATTGATGATCGCGAGCAGTAAGCCGAACAGACCAATCCCATTGAGCAGCATGCCTTCTTTCTTTCTTAACGCTGTCAGGACGTATTCGCCGAGGGCATAGAGAAAAGAGAGCAGAATAAAGAGCTGGATAGTCAGCATCATTCTGGTGTAAATCAGCGCTGGTGTGACCAGCACAAATAATGCCAGCACAGCCGCACACCAGATCATCAGCTGTCGGACCTTCCCGCTTCGAGTACCATACCGGTAATGAATGAATTGAATGACAAACACGACGCCCAAGATGGGCGACAGGTACTCGGCCTTTACCGACCACTCCCACTCTATCCAGGGGAACAAGCGGAGCAGCATGGTTTGCCCCAGCGTCAACGTACGAACGCAGATAGCCATACAGAGCGCTCCGAAGTAGAGAGAGGACTTCTCGCTCTTCCGCAGTGCGTACAGCCCGAAGTGATACATGGCCATCGCAAACAGGCTTCCCACGATAAACAGTTCATAAGCTGTGTTTTGATCGTACTGACGAAGGATCTGTTGCTCCGGTCCTAAGCGGAACGACTGCCATATCCCCCCTTTTCGCTGGACGAAGTTGGACACCTGCAGCACTAGCTCGATGGTTTCGCTCTCAGGCGTAAAACGAACGACTTTGGGATAATTGCGGGGCACCATCTCTTCGCTGCTTCTGCCTACGATGCCATTCTTCGCAAGCAGTTGGCCGTTCACCCACAGTTTGTACGCAGTAGCGACACTGGGCACATAGAGTGCCTTTGGCTGGTTTAGCTCGTCGCTGCTGATCCGGATGTGCAAACGATAAGTGGCGTAGCCCTCGTTGGGCAGCGGTTGACCATTGATTGTATAATCGTTCCACTCCTTTGGAACCGGTACGATGCTGGCTGTCTCTTCGATGGCTTCCCGTTGGAAATCTTCCGGTGTCAGCAGCTGATTCCAGTAGAAACTCCATTCCCCATGCAGTATAACTTGCTTGGCTGCCGTCAGATCCTGATCGCGCAGATCCAGCACACCCTGTACCGCAGCAGGACTGGACGCTGCACCGACTGCCACACCAGCGCCAGCGATAGTGAGAAACATGAGGATGGAGCAGAATGCGAGTAGTGAGAGTACCCTGTACATATCAATCAAACCTCATCATATGATTTCAAAAATGATACGATTTCAAAGATTCACCCATCATATGTATAGTCTAGCACATCTGGAAAAACAAAAGCGCCACGGTTGCCGCTTCAACACACATTCACACCTTCCTGTGAGCACGGCTCAACCAAAAAGAACAGCCTGCCGTGACGCCAATCAACATGTAACGCCGGCAGTTGCTGCTCTTATGACATAAGCGTATGGTATGAAATGCTTTTCAGGTCAACCCTTTTTTTTTCGATTTTGCTGCTTGTGGTACAATCGTGACAAGAAAATCGGGGAACGGGGAAGAGTCGTTTATGGCGAATATCAGACAAATCGCAGCGTTGGCTGGTGTATCTGTCACTACCGTGTCGCGCGTGTTAAACAACCATCCCTACGTGAGCAAAGAAAAGCGGGAGGCTGTGCAAAAAGCTGTGCAACAATTGAATTACGTCCGCAACAGCAACGCCGTTCATCTCAAAAAGGGGAAGACGTTAACCATCGGCGTCATCCTTCCCTATCTGAACAACCCCTATCTCAACGCACCAGTTGAAGGGATTGTAAGCGAAGCGTTGAGAAGCGGGTACCGGGTTACCCTGTGCCAGACCGACTATCGCCCTGAACAGGAAAGCGACGCGCTGGACATGCTGAAAACAAAGGAAGTAGACGGCATCGTCATCTGTTCACGCTCCAACTCTTGGGAACAGTTGGTTCCTTATACCCAATATGGCCCGATTGTCGTCTGTGAAGATTCCGGCAAATGGGCGATCTCTTCTGTCTACATCGACCATTATCGCAGCTTTCTGCTCGGCATGAACCACTTGATCAGCAAAGGGCATCGACGGATCGGCTACTGCATTGGACGGAAAAACAGCCATACCAGTCAAGCTCGTCGACAGGCTTACTATGACGTACTGGCTGCATGGGAAGAGCCGGTACCAGTCAGCGAGGAGTGGCTGTTCTACGAGCATCTATCCATCGAAGCTGGTATCGAAGCGGCACGCAAACTGTGCAAGCTGCAGGTCCGACCGACCGCGATGATGATGGCGTCTCATCAATCTGCTGCAGGAATGGTCACAGAGTTGAGAAAACAAGGTATCCGCGTGCCCGAAGACCTCGCCGTGATCGGGTTTGATACTGATCCCATCGCTCAGATTCTGGACATCACCGCCGTAGAACATCCAAGCATGGAGGTGGGCAGAATCGCCTTCAACCTCTTATATCAGCATATCCATGAACGTACCTATGTCCCCCAAAAATGTGAAGTCCCATTTTGTCTCGTCGAACGCTCCACAGTCTGACAGAGCCTGTGTTGGACCGTTGATAGCATTCAAGCCCGTCAGTTATGCCCGTCCATTATGCTCCCCCGCTATGGCATGGGGAAAAAGGTGCACCATGCAGAGTGATAACCAATCATACGTAAAAAGGCGGCAAACTGCCGCCACAATGTGTAGAAAATCATTCACCCCCATCAGATTTTTAAAATCAGGTTCAAAACTGCCGCAATAGTTGCACCAAGTACCAGTCTATTTAACCACATAAGGGTATTTTTGATCTCTTTTACATCTTGCGCAACGGAATCTAATCGCTGCTCGATCATCGCTTGTCGTACCTCAAGGTGACGGACGCGATCTTCAAGTTGATTTTCCATCATCTTCACCCGCTTTCATTACTATCAGTATATAGCACTGAATGATTCTTGGTACGGGCTGTCAATTGATGGATGATCGCGTTTTATTTGCTCGGTTGATGGTTTTGCTCCGTTTATATAAATGCTTTTTTCAACGCTTTTTTCAAGTGAAAAGTCCTTGTGACCGCTTGCGGGCGGCAACAAGGACCCGATCATTGAGACTTCATCATACTTCGGAAATACCGGATGGCGCAAAAAACTTCTGCAGCACAAGCGTAGCCGCTCCGATTGCCGCACTGTTTTTCCCCAGTTGGGACGTTACGATCTTTACATTCTCCAGCTCTTTATGCATCAATCGTGCACTCACCGTTTTACGCAGCGGTTCCAGTACATACTCTCCTGCCCGGGCCACGCCACCGCTTAGGATAATCAGGGAAGGGTTGAGGGTGTGAATCACGTTGGCAACACCTACTCCGAGGTAGCGGCCGGTTTGGGCCAGCAGATCAATCGCAACCTGATCACCCTGCTTTGCCGCTTCGTACACCATATTTCCGGTGATCTCTTCCGACGCCCCCCACTCTGCCAGCAGCGTGGATTTGCCTTGTTCAATCGCCTCTCGCGCTCTCCTGGCGATTGCCGAACCGTCGGCGAGCGCTTCCAGACAGCCCCGGTTGCCGCAGCAGCAGGGAGGGCCATCTATGTCAACGGTGGTATGACCGATTTCCCCCGCAGTATGGGACATCCCATGAAACAACTGGTGATTCAGAAAGATTCCGGCCCCGATGCCTGTACCGACGTACATAGAGATAAAGTTGGCCACTCCTTGCGCCTGACCAAACCAGCTTTCCGCCATCGCTTGAGCGCGAACATCATTATCCACTTCCACCGGCAGTTGGAACTCTTCTTCCAGCACATCCTTGACGGGCACATCCCGGAGGTCTGGATGGGGAGCAAACAAGGCTACGCCGTTTTCGGGATTAACCAGCCCATGCATGCCGACGCCAATCCCCAGTATCGGCTTCTGCGACAGCTTCACTTCATCGATCACGGCACGGATCGCCCTTTTCACCGTATCGAGGAACTCCTCGGCAGACGGACGACTAGGCAGGCGGGAGACTGTTTCTTTCACAACGGTATTGTCTAGTAATGTGGCAATCACCCTGAGGGTTTTGGCACCGGCATTTACACCGATCACACAGAAAGCTTCCGTGTTGATGCGCAAGAGAATCGGCTTCCGCCCTCCCGATGACTCCCCTAACGTGCTCTCGATGACAATCCCAGATTCGAGCAACTCTCCAACAATATTGGTTACCGTCGGCGGCGTTAGCTTGCACATTTTTGCAATCTCCGCTCGTGATATGGGACCATGGAGCCGGATCAGATTTAAAATAACGGACTTGTTGACAGACTTCATCCATTGAAAGCTGCCAATCTGTATCGTATCTGCCATGTAAGTCAATCTCCTATTTCTGATTTCGTTGCAGCGCACTTCTTAACGAATAAGTATATCAGGCCGCTCATCTATCTTTCCACTCACGATTGCTGCTCTGATACCTCCTGTATGCCTGACGCAGGTGTTCCGCCGTTTCCTCGACAGCGTGCGGATTACAGGGCGCCCACGCTCCCATCTCGGAAGAAGCATAGTACTTGATCTGGTTAGGTCCGCGCAGCGGCGTATAAAACTCGATGTGAAAATGGTAGAAAGCCTCTACATCCTCTCCATTAACCGGCTTCTGATGCAAGACCATCATATAGGGAAACAACCGGTCAAATAAGGTGTCCATCGCTCCCGTCATATCCTTCAGCATCTCAGCCAAGCTCCGTCTTTCCTCCGCAGAGAATGCGCTCAGCGATGTTTTGTGAGATTTGCTGGCGATGAACAATCCATACGGGTAATCTGTGAAAAAAGGGATGTAGGCGAAAAAGTGCTCGTTCTCGTGGATCATCCGCTGTTGAAACCGTTGTTCTTCCTGATTGATGTCACAGATGAGACAGCGACCTGACGTTTCATAATGATGCTGACAGTTTTCCAGCTCGACTCGCACTTTTAGTGGCACGTGAGGATAGGCATAGATTTGACCGTGGGGATGAGGCATGGTGACCCCGCATTCCTCGCCACGATTCTCGAAGATCAGAATATACTTGTGGTTGAGATCCTGGCTTAATTGGACAAACCGATCCGTCCACAGGTTGATCAGCTGCTCAATATGCTCGACAGAGAGCTGCGGCAATGTGGTCGTATGCTCGGGAGAGTAGAGGATCACCTCGCATTTTCCCTTTGCAGGCCTTGTCGGGTAGAGAACAGAACCGACCGGATCTGGCTCTGGCGGATCGGGCATCAGCACAGGAAAGTCGTTATCGTATGTATGAACGACATAGTGGTCGGGAACCTTGCCGGATCCAGGACAAAACGGACAGATGTCTTTTGGCATGTTGGGACGGTGCTGCCGGTTGCCGGCGACCATCGTCCAGTCGCCAAGAAGCGGATTGTAACGCAACTCTGTCAATTGCATTCCCTCCATTGAATCAGTATGGTATAGTTAAAGAACGAATAGTTTATAAATTAATTTAATTAACTATGTAACCATCTTAATATAGCTGATTTTGCTTTTCAATCTTTTTATTCCGGTCAGGAAGCAAGGAGGAGGAGCAGCAGATGCGAACGGATCAACTCCAGTACCAACGTTGGCTGAACGAAGAGAGCTTAGACCCTACCCTCAAAGAGGAATTGCGACAGATAACCGAAGATTCGGAAATTGCAGAGCGTTTTCATCGCTATCTGGACTTCGGCACGGCCGGTCTACGCGGTCTGATCGGTGCAGGTACCAATCGGATGAACATCTATACCATCCGTCGCGCGACAGCCGGCCTGGCCGGGTATCTAAAAAAGCAGAACATCGAGCAAAAAGGGATCGTGATCGCTTATGATACCCGCAACAAATCGCGTCTATTTGCTCAGGAAGCGGCTGGAGTCCTGTCCTACTTAGGCATCCCGGTCTATCTGTTTGCTGAGGTCTGCCCTACTCCCATCTTATCTTTCGCTGTCCGTTATCTGCACGCGGCCGGCGGGATTGTGATTACGGCCAGCCACAATCCACCGCAATACAATGGATTTAAGGTATACAACAAAGATGGGGCCCAGATTCCCGATCAGGCAGCTCGCGCCATCCTTGAGGAAATCAGCCGAATCCCCAATGAATTCACCATTCCGGTCCTGCCCTTGGAGGATGGACAAAAGAGCAGACGGATCCGCTTTGTCGGCGTGGACGTGTATCAGGCCTACTACCAAAACGTCTATGCTCTCTCGTTACTGCCTGTACGAGAACGAGGGAAGTCCGGCCAAGCCCTATCCATAGTCTATACGCCGCTGCATGGTACCGGCACGCCACATGTGTGCCGTGTGCTGCAGCAGTTGGACAACATCGCGCTTCACCTGGTTGCTGAGCAATCTAATCCTGACCCGTTCTTTTCCACCCTCTCCACCCCCAATCCCGAAGATCCTGCCGCCTATTCGCTGG contains these protein-coding regions:
- a CDS encoding LacI family DNA-binding transcriptional regulator; this translates as MANIRQIAALAGVSVTTVSRVLNNHPYVSKEKREAVQKAVQQLNYVRNSNAVHLKKGKTLTIGVILPYLNNPYLNAPVEGIVSEALRSGYRVTLCQTDYRPEQESDALDMLKTKEVDGIVICSRSNSWEQLVPYTQYGPIVVCEDSGKWAISSVYIDHYRSFLLGMNHLISKGHRRIGYCIGRKNSHTSQARRQAYYDVLAAWEEPVPVSEEWLFYEHLSIEAGIEAARKLCKLQVRPTAMMMASHQSAAGMVTELRKQGIRVPEDLAVIGFDTDPIAQILDITAVEHPSMEVGRIAFNLLYQHIHERTYVPQKCEVPFCLVERSTV
- a CDS encoding ATP-binding protein, translated to MYRVLSLLAFCSILMFLTIAGAGVAVGAASSPAAVQGVLDLRDQDLTAAKQVILHGEWSFYWNQLLTPEDFQREAIEETASIVPVPKEWNDYTINGQPLPNEGYATYRLHIRISSDELNQPKALYVPSVATAYKLWVNGQLLAKNGIVGRSSEEMVPRNYPKVVRFTPESETIELVLQVSNFVQRKGGIWQSFRLGPEQQILRQYDQNTAYELFIVGSLFAMAMYHFGLYALRKSEKSSLYFGALCMAICVRTLTLGQTMLLRLFPWIEWEWSVKAEYLSPILGVVFVIQFIHYRYGTRSGKVRQLMIWCAAVLALFVLVTPALIYTRMMLTIQLFILLSFLYALGEYVLTALRKKEGMLLNGIGLFGLLLAIINDILYYNHLSDYENLAPLGQLFFLFTQMINLSSQFITLYKNVEKLSGKLRQMNRSLEETVRKRTSKWQQANDELAKANEELFRMEQSRRRLLSNISHELGTPLTSIRGYIKAMLDGVAKPGDIQYLNVIYDKTKLLHRIINDLSELTRLETRQISFQFEQVAAIPFIRYLCHKYGMDVEKSSLQFEEVVINSFAATDGRIAVFDVDPDRIEQVFGNLVVNALKYTPQGGTIRFEVEGEATDDVHGTVTVKIIDSGIGIADDDLPHIFERFFKVAGQPSDGAGLGLAICKEIIEYHQGTIGVNSRKGEGSTFFFSLPVRFVTPAESEGEA
- a CDS encoding hemolysin XhlA family protein, with the protein product MENQLEDRVRHLEVRQAMIEQRLDSVAQDVKEIKNTLMWLNRLVLGATIAAVLNLILKI
- a CDS encoding ROK family transcriptional regulator, giving the protein MADTIQIGSFQWMKSVNKSVILNLIRLHGPISRAEIAKMCKLTPPTVTNIVGELLESGIVIESTLGESSGGRKPILLRINTEAFCVIGVNAGAKTLRVIATLLDNTVVKETVSRLPSRPSAEEFLDTVKRAIRAVIDEVKLSQKPILGIGVGMHGLVNPENGVALFAPHPDLRDVPVKDVLEEEFQLPVEVDNDVRAQAMAESWFGQAQGVANFISMYVGTGIGAGIFLNHQLFHGMSHTAGEIGHTTVDIDGPPCCCGNRGCLEALADGSAIARRAREAIEQGKSTLLAEWGASEEITGNMVYEAAKQGDQVAIDLLAQTGRYLGVGVANVIHTLNPSLIILSGGVARAGEYVLEPLRKTVSARLMHKELENVKIVTSQLGKNSAAIGAATLVLQKFFAPSGISEV
- a CDS encoding thiamine pyrophosphate-dependent enzyme → MAIDLSQEAKKGKVEQKIVYESGNEMAAYAAHQINYHIMGYFPISPSTEVAQFLDLMKANGQHDIVLIPADGEHGSAGLCYGASTAGGRVFNATSANGYLYMLEQMPVQSGTRFPMVMNLVCRSVSGPLDIHGDHSDLYFALNTGWPILMCRDPQAVYDMNIMAIKLAEDPEVRLPVLVASDGYFTSHQKRRVEVFAHREDVHAFIGPQPPTGFPDTLDRDNPVTVGPYMNEPDYINNCYQQSVAMYNAERVYDRIRKEYAELTGRDYPILDLYRMEDAEVAVFLLNSASEIIKDVVDQLRAKGIKAGSIAPNLIRPFPQKAIADALRHVKAVTVGDRADSYGAHGGNMVNEIKAALFTHQNHDTMVISRVYGLGGKDFYAEDGHHFFQLALDALAKGRVEVPFDYYGHTPGDPEKAPQRILNPMKYEDLKTGLITVTPNEETGKLNVRIPPLRSLTKKPKRLAPGHGACPGCGIFSGLELFFKGIEGDIVALFQTGCAMVVTTGFPYSAHKATYIHNLFQNGAATLSGVVEMFWERKRRGELDHLNLKDDFTFVMVTGDGGMDIGMGPAIGAALRNHKMIILEYDNEGYMNTGAQLSYSTPIGHRTSTSNVGSHQGGKLFHHKDTAQIMAATNIPYVFTGSEAFPQDLVKKAAKAQWYAQNEGLVYGKILITCPLNWLSEDQDGTDIVGAAVNSCFFPLYEVERGVTTITYNPEEKNKKIPLADWLKTMGKTRHMVKPDYAEALQHFEREVERRWTILKAKHENPYL
- a CDS encoding 2-oxoacid:acceptor oxidoreductase family protein produces the protein MVTLPKKNDLGFFEIRLESIGGLGANLAGKMLAEAGVMGVGLNGVSFSSYGSEKKGSPVKAHIRFCDTNTHIRATSPVERPHVVGIFHESLSKTVNVVSGIYEDSLVLVNSTQSPAVLKEKLNMVGGTIAVVDAIGIALEEKNRVNMVMLGALFRLCDFLDPQAMRDVIRKALEKKYPQAVQPALNAFERGYKEVVSETFAVPPGQEMPPVIRMDTPILGYETQPIGGTITNPGNSILKDLSISRAGMMPHFADEKCIHCAACDNVCPDFCFVWEEKPDKKGRPQMFLQGIDYQYCKGCLKCVQACPTEALSDAREEEGYAEQHRVPHRFDLAVR
- a CDS encoding phospho-sugar mutase gives rise to the protein MRTDQLQYQRWLNEESLDPTLKEELRQITEDSEIAERFHRYLDFGTAGLRGLIGAGTNRMNIYTIRRATAGLAGYLKKQNIEQKGIVIAYDTRNKSRLFAQEAAGVLSYLGIPVYLFAEVCPTPILSFAVRYLHAAGGIVITASHNPPQYNGFKVYNKDGAQIPDQAARAILEEISRIPNEFTIPVLPLEDGQKSRRIRFVGVDVYQAYYQNVYALSLLPVRERGKSGQALSIVYTPLHGTGTPHVCRVLQQLDNIALHLVAEQSNPDPFFSTLSTPNPEDPAAYSLAIRTAETSGADIIFATDPDADRLGIMGRNDQGEYVLFNGNQIGALLLSYVLERKNQLGVLPQNGVMLKTIVTSDLGRAIAAAYGIETCETLTGFKYIAEKVAQLGARGSHSFLFGYEESCGYLIGDFVLDKDAVQTAYLAAEMALYFHAKGQTLYQALQEIYQTYGYYREEQLSVMFQGSDGAEQMNQLMSCLRQQAVEEYQAARTSGIAIKSIKDYANGLDGQPPANVLTYMLADGSAITFRPSGTEPKLKVYLRTTDRTQQAAEAKLLQLQAIANGMLS
- the galT gene encoding galactose-1-phosphate uridylyltransferase; protein product: MTELRYNPLLGDWTMVAGNRQHRPNMPKDICPFCPGSGKVPDHYVVHTYDNDFPVLMPDPPEPDPVGSVLYPTRPAKGKCEVILYSPEHTTTLPQLSVEHIEQLINLWTDRFVQLSQDLNHKYILIFENRGEECGVTMPHPHGQIYAYPHVPLKVRVELENCQHHYETSGRCLICDINQEEQRFQQRMIHENEHFFAYIPFFTDYPYGLFIASKSHKTSLSAFSAEERRSLAEMLKDMTGAMDTLFDRLFPYMMVLHQKPVNGEDVEAFYHFHIEFYTPLRGPNQIKYYASSEMGAWAPCNPHAVEETAEHLRQAYRRYQSSNREWKDR